Part of the Penicillium digitatum chromosome 4, complete sequence genome is shown below.
TGGGGGAAGACAGCAAGCTCGTCAGATGCTTGGCCGAAGTTTGCATGTGGTATCGCATTGAAGTTGAAGTTTTGCATAAAGTGATGCTCGCGATACGACGAGATCTTCCCCCCATGGTAACGAGCCCCAGCAGCTTATTCCCCCTGCTTAGCTATTCAACACAAATGTGCTCAGAAGATCGAGTGGATACGACCAAATGGCTCAGGATCTCGAGAACAGGTGAGAGGCAATTAAGATTCTGGATCAGACTAAGCTGGTGAGAGAAAAGGACCATAGATCAGTCATGAAGAAGCGGAGATTCTTTCAGCCTGAGGCAGAATTATCAACAACTGTTTACATTGAACAAGTTTAAGAATATGAACAAAGGGCCGTGGGTTGGCTGGGTGGAACATTAATCAGTCAGGGCTTCAAAGTCCGCACGAATTGATGAGCATATATCATCAACCAAGGACATTTCCTCCTCTACCGGCACACCTAAGGCTCCAGCTTGCCAACTCACTGTGCACATCAAGCTACCCCCTTTGACACTGATGATATTGAAAACCAGTGGTGCGCTAGTAACATTGCCAGGCTGCGAGAACACCATCTTGCTGACCTTGCACTTTTGATCTGTACCGTCACCCGTGTTGTCGAAAGCAAGCAAGTTGCTCAGTTCGTATGAAGAGTCCCGTTTCTGTCCAATTTTACTCAATGTCCAATTCCGGATGCTGGGGACATATCTCAGCAGGCCAATGGCTTGATCTTGCAGCCTCGCACCACATTCAGCGAGCTTTTGCGTCATCAAACTCGCGGCTGTCCACCTCTCCTCGGACAAACCAGGCTCTTTCGCATTCGGTACCCGTGGATGTACGTCGTAATAGCCAGATACGAAAAGACCCCATGTGAGACCTGGCGTCCCAATGGACGCTCGCATATCAACAGGTGTCCCCGAGACAAAATTGGTGACGTCGGTGCTGTGAATGGCTCTGCTTAGCGCGCGAACGACCATCTGATGCACCGTTGCCGTGAGCTTGGAGCCATGGCTTCTTGACGTTTGCAGGGCCTTTTGGACTAGCGGGGCCTCAATCTCAAGGAGCCTTACTCTACTCTGGAGGGCAGCTGCCGGATCGAAGAACATGGGTGACCCAATCCAAGTACCGGCATCTAGGGTGCTGGCAGATGCACGGAGCCCAAAAAGTTTGGCCACAAACTTTGGCAAGTAAACTGCTATCAGTGGCTCAAGGAGGAATTTCCAGGATATGGGGAGCCTTTCAGGTGTGTCAAAGGGTTCCGGGAGCGTTTGACTTGGCGGTGTCACTAAGAAAGAGGCATTCTTGTCCACGCTAGTAGTCTGGCGCCATGCATCTAGGAAGGTGCGGTGGAATGCAACTCCCACCATGCCGTCGCCGAGAGCATGGGAAAACGCGAAAGCGACAAAGCATCGCTTCGCTGTGGAGTCTTGTGGTGACACCAAAGGGAGGACCACAATTCGCCAAGGTGGGATATCAGCAGGCCATGGCCGGTCGAGTATGGCTGGCAGAATCTTCTCCATTTTTGCTGTCTCGCCATTGTTACTGGCTTCGTCTTCGTGGATTATAAACACATGATCGTGGAGATCAATGCTAGAAACCGCTTCATATGCTGGCTTCTCGGTATGCTTGTCCTTGACGACCACGTTTAAGTATGGGTACTTCCCGATGCATTGTCTCAAAGGTGCAAGAAATGACTGGGTGGTGCTAACGTCTACATGTTCGCTCGCAATTTCATAGACTGCTGCTATGACGAGCGCGTTGTAATAGCCAACATCTTCGCGACTAATCGTACGGCGTTCATTGGGACCTGGCTTCTGGTTAGCCCGACTAAGGTAATTCAAAAAAGGAGCTTTACTGACTTGCAAGTCTCATGAACTTGATGGGGTCTGACATTCTATACAACGACTGTCTAGCATAAGAGCACCTTGTGCTGCCAGATTGCAGGGAACTATGTCGGCTTAACTATCTTCCGGATATATTCATCTTGGGAGATATTTAACAGCGAAAAAGAGAATTCTTTGCATCAATCTGCAAGGCTATATGCACACC
Proteins encoded:
- a CDS encoding Alcohol acetyltransferase, whose translation is MSDPIKFMRLASPNERRTISREDVGYYNALVIAAVYEIASEHVDVSTTQSFLAPLRQCIGKYPYLNVVVKDKHTEKPAYEAVSSIDLHDHVFIIHEDEASNNGETAKMEKILPAILDRPWPADIPPWRIVVLPLVSPQDSTAKRCFVAFAFSHALGDGMVGVAFHRTFLDAWRQTTSVDKNASFLVTPPSQTLPEPFDTPERLPISWKFLLEPLIAVYLPKFVAKLFGLRASASTLDAGTWIGSPMFFDPAAALQSRVRLLEIEAPLVQKALQTSRSHGSKLTATVHQMVVRALSRAIHSTDVTNFVSGTPVDMRASIGTPGLTWGLFVSGYYDVHPRVPNAKEPGLSEERWTAASLMTQKLAECGARLQDQAIGLLRYVPSIRNWTLSKIGQKRDSSYELSNLLAFDNTGDGTDQKCKVSKMVFSQPGNVTSAPLVFNIISVKGGSLMCTVSWQAGALGVPVEEEMSLVDDICSSIRADFEALTD